The genomic stretch GATGCTCTTCTCACTCAGCAATCAGAAGACTGTGAAAAACACTAAAGACAGCAGCGGTAAAGCCTTTCAGACAAACCTTCAGAAGCAAACTACAAAGAAAAGACTTTTCGGGGGgacaaaaattagaaaaagtgttttttgatcTTTGTGTTTCCCTCTTTGTCTGAAAGCAGATCTGAACAAGAGAGTTCGCGAAGTCTCCCCGGAAAAATCCGAGCCCGTTCATCACCGCGTTCGGCGTGGCGGTAACAAGAAGCAGAACTATTACATCACCCCTCCATCCTCCACCACTGACAGTGGAGCCAAACTGAAATGGCAAAAATGGGAAGGTTCTCTGCCCGAATTTGCTATTTCAATCCTCAACAAAGACAAGCCACGTAAAGAGTATTTTTGCAGACTCGCTGAGTCTCCATGCAAAGCTGGGTTTTACACTCCAGGTGAAGGTGCATTCTGTCACTATGCTAAtggaaaaaacaaggaaaaatctGCTTCCTTTGAAATTCTTGTTAATGAAGACAATTTTGAAGATGTTAAATGGgaaactttttccattttcagttTGCCTAAAAATCCAGTAAGGATTTGTGAGAACGATAACTTGTATGTAGGTTTGACCGATAGTGGTATCCTGGTGGTGCATCCTGATGAGAAGTGTTTTCCTGTGATCACTGGTTGTGCAGCTCTGGTTGTTAAATTTGATGATGTGGTTGGCCAGGAA from Oryzias melastigma strain HK-1 linkage group LG9, ASM292280v2, whole genome shotgun sequence encodes the following:
- the LOC112148938 gene encoding natterin-3, which produces MSASVLHSSQFTVILGLMLLMLFSLSNQKTVKNTKDSSDLNKRVREVSPEKSEPVHHRVRRGGNKKQNYYITPPSSTTDSGAKLKWQKWEGSLPEFAISILNKDKPRKEYFCRLAESPCKAGFYTPGEGAFCHYANGKNKEKSASFEILVNEDNFEDVKWETFSIFSLPKNPVRICENDNLYVGLTDSGILVVHPDEKCFPVITGCAALVVKFDDVVGQEISNVQYSNEKKTSENLQPEILVETAVSNTASSEINKKVELSKKTTKTETWSVSGTLTLGVETKFKAGLPKIVSGEVQVTGQVSLQLSHESSKTEEISHSVTLEVPVPPKRQCTVVMEGYRVKENIPFTADLTRTYKNNNKKTVRIIGTYKGNYVVKTKAEVRECSLKEVQG